TGAAATCGGTGGTAAACGATTTTTGATTGGGCATGGCGATGGACTTGGCCCCGGTGATTTTGTTTATAAACGGCTGAAAACAGTCTTTGAGAGTAAATTGGCCCGGCAGCTTTTTCGGTGGGTCCACCCTGATTTAGGTATTGGACTGGCTCAGGCGTGGTCGCGCCGAAGCCGAATCAGCAATCAGAAGAAAGGGGAGGAGCAATTCCTGGGCGAAGACCGTGAATGGCTTATGCAATACGCTCGTGAGGTAGAGGCTGCCTCGCACCATGACTATTACATCTTTGGGCACAGACACTTACCGCTGGATTTGACCGTCAACAACTCTAGCCGGTATATTAATCTTGGTGAGTGGGTAGCCGCCAAAACTTATGCCGTGTTTGACGAAACCGGGTTACAACTGAAAGCCTGGAAGGGTTAATGGCAGTAGAGTTCTCCCTAAATGCTAGTTGTTATTGTCCTGTAAAATATCTTTTCGGGAGACGTTTTCGCGGGGGGCTTTATTGATTTCGTTGCGCCACTCCTTGTTCTTAAAATCCCCCCGCTTAACGGATCGAATAAAGTTAGCCCAAGCAAATGGGTTGGTAAAGGCAAACGTCGTGGCCGAACTACGCCCAATAAGGGACTCACGCCCAAAAAACTGCTGATTGACGAAGTTCTGGTGGTTGGCCAGCGCACTCATAGGCATCGTAGCTGCCTGGCGCATGATGGCTTCTGGGCTCGTATTTTTAGCTAAATTCTCGCGCTCTTTTTCGTCGGGTAGTTTCAGATTGACGAACGCTTCTTTGAATAGCTCCTCTGTAGCATACGGATACACCTTCACTTCTGCCAGAGTTTTTACATCTTCCTGCAACGCCACAACGGCCGAATACGTAAGGTCGGTTAAGCGACTCGGAATAATATGATACTGAGTACGGAAACCAACATAACTGAAAATAACGCTATCGCCCGGAAATACAGGCAAAGCAAAATAGCCGTTAGGAGCCGCTAAAACCCCACGCCCAGCTTTCGGAATATAAATATAAGCTCCAGGTAAAGGTTCGTTCGTTTTGCCTCCCGTTATAAAGCCAGTGAACGTTACCTGCCGGTCCTGTCCCTGGGCCTTTACGGATGAATAGAGTCCCGTTAAGGCAGTTAGCACCATAATCAGAACCAATAACGTCAATGACTTCTTCATAGACTCGCCAAATAAACTACAAAGTAAACGAGGAAAAGGCAGTATATGGTTTCGACTACCCGAATTTTAAGAAAGTTTGCCTGACAAATTTACCCATTCTGGACGATAACACATGAGAATGAATGTAATGTGAAGAGCTTTTTAAGAATTTTTAAATCATAAAGTTTTACCAATGAAGTTGACATAGTCGGTATAGCCAAGCCTGATAACTGAGTGGAAATTGAAGGAATTGCCTTCAGGGGAGTAAACTAAAAAAGCCCGGTTAGTCAGGCCGGGCTTACTACTTAAGACGCTTGAACTTGAGTAGCCGAAAAGAAAGTTTTTCTGTTTTTCAAGAGGTTTGTAAATGTATATACATGCGTACATGTCTGGCAATGGGCATTCTGCGGTATTTGAATGGGGTTTTTCTCGTACCTGATTAGGTAGAATTACAAACCCATGGATATCCTTTTGACTGTACATCACACAACTAAGTAAATTGGCTTTTTGGGTAGGGGAGGCTGGGGAAATAATTAAGTTAGTAGGATGAAAACCGTTACCTTTTAAGCGATCAGGTATCTAATTCATTACGAATTCATACACCTTTTTTAGTAAGAAGTACAGTTACGGTAAACGCAAACGCCCGGTTCATCTTGAAACCGGGCGTTTTTGTAGTCAGATGACTTTTTATAAACTGTCAAGCGTCAGGCGAACAGCTTTAAAAATGTAATAATGAATGGCGCTGCCAGCAAAAGCCCATCGAAACGGTCAAGAAAACCACCATGCCCCGGAATACTGCTTCCCGAATCCTTAATGGCAATGCTTCGCTTGAATAATGATTCAACCAGATCGCCATAGGTGCCCGTTACGACGATAATGGTTCCTACGCAGTACCATTGCCAGGGTTGTAGCTCGGTGGCATATAGGGCCAGACCTGAAGCAATAAGGGTAGCAGCAGCAGCCCCACCTAGGGCCCCCTCCCACGATTTTTTGGGCGATACCCGCTCAAATAATTTTCGCCGACCAAACTTTGTCCCAGCGAAATAAGCGCCAATGTCGCTGGCCCACAGTAAAAGAAGACATCCAGTGATAATCATCGGATGGAAGCCTCCTCCTCGGAGAGCGAGAATAATAAGCAGGGCGAAGGGCATAGCAACGTAGATGATCCCCAGAAAGGTGAAACCAATATTGGTGAATGGTTTCATATCGCGCTTTTTGTAAAGCTTTATCAGGAAGATCATCGACGAGGCCGGACAGATCAGAAAATAGTTGCCCATACCGATCTGGTCTGTTTCGATAAAGTAAGCCAGTACACAAATCATACTACCCACCAGCGTGCCATAGGCAGTAAGGGGCTCGAAACCATCCAGCCCCAACAACCGATAAAATTCGCGTTGGGTCAATGCACTAATCACGCAGAACAGGAGGGCAAATGTCCAATCAGCGTACCAGATCATGAATAAAATAAACGGAACTCCAATTACAGCCGCAATCACTCGCTGCTGAAGATTGGTCATATTAGCTAAACGTTGCTTCATTCTCTAAAATAACTTTGGCCAGAATGGCATCCTTGGCTGGTACATGAACCTCAACCTCACCTTTTCCCCACCCAATATTCGGATAACTGCTGCTTTGTTTATTAATAATAACTGCCGGAATATCGTGTTCCAGGAGCAACGCTTTCGCCAGTTCGGCCCGGTGAGGAAGGACGGTTGCGTATATGGATTCCCAATTTTCGTTCATTCTAATTGTTGACTTGTAGAGACGCCAGGTGTGGTCCCTCATGACCAGATGGTTGCTGCTGACGCACCAGAGACGCCAGGTGTGGCGTCTTTACGTTTGTACGGAATTATTTTTTCTGAAATAATATAATAGCCCAGTCGTAACGATAGCTCCTATCAGCGAGCCTAAAATCGGTACGGATTCTGTACTTTCGATGTTCATAGAGGTAACTTTCTGCTGATAAAGATAGACCATGAATACAGTAAACCCATTATTGACGAAATGGGCTAAAATTGGTACCCAAAGGTTACCTGACCATACGTACAGGTATCCGAACAGCGCTCCCAGGAGCATACGTGGGAAGAAGCCGAGAAACTGTACGTGAATGGCACTGAATAGCGCAGCCGCCAGCCAGATGCCTACGTGTACATTCCGCGTCCAGTAGATAAAGTTACGTTGTAGAATTCCCCGAAACAGAACTTCTTCGCCGATAGCCGGAATAACGGCTACTACCAGTATCGCAATAAGTAACTGCCCTGTCGATTGAAAGGTAGTCAGGTATTGTGTGAGTCCGTTCAGCTTCTTCTCCTGATCGCGCATCCACTGCTCAATAGGAGCCAGCGTTTCGGGTAAGTGCAGATTCTGATTCCACTCGATGATAAGTCCATCAAACGGCATAAACGCCAGGACAATCAGAACGACCAGACTAAAGCCTACCACAGCCGAAACAGGGCGATTATTAAACTGATTCCAGGAACGGCGCTCGATAAAATACCAGTACACCAGCGAAGGCAGCAGAAACGTGCCCATATGATTGACGGCCTGGAGTAGCATGAGTTCGTACCAGCTACCCGGCACCGATGTTGGGTTGGCGGCCAGCGACTGCAGATAATCCTGCGTTTTCTCGATATCCAGCCCACGGGTCATAGCCAGTAGGCCGAATAGTAAATACGTACTTACAACACCTCCCAGGAGGATAAAACCGACGAGCATAATCAGGCCGCCAAGCGTGGGAGGACGGGAGGTAGAGGTCTCTGAAGGGTGAACGGGTTGCATAATTTGTGTAAATATAAGGACGTATGGGGTACGAATGACGATGCATGGACCATCAGGCCTGGCAAATAACGGAACCAAATAAGCCTACAAATCGTAAATCTGTTATTATATGTTATAAATCAATACCAGAGTGGTCACGATTGGTACTATACAACTGCCGGATTTTCCGTTGCTACTGGCTCCCATGGAAGATGTCAGCGATCCGCCGTTTCGTGCGGTTTGCAAGGCGAATGGAGCCGATCTGATGTATACGGAATTTATTTCGTCGGAAGGCTTAATCCGGGATGCCGCAAAGAGTGTTCAAAAACTGGATATATTTGAGTATGAGCGTCCTGTCGGTATACAGCTTTTTGGGTCGGACGTTGAAACCATGGGTGAGTGTGCTCGTATTGCCAGTCGGGTCAGTCCAGACTTGATCGATATAAATTACGGATGTCCGGTGAAAAATGTCGCCTGCCGGGGAGCAGGAGCAGCCCTGCTTCAGGATATTCCTAAAATGGCGCGCATGACCGAAGCCGTTGTTAAGGCTACGCACCTGCCCGTAACGGTAAAAACCCGCCTGGGCTGGGACGATTCAACAAAAAATGTTGGTGAAGTTGCCGAACGGTTGCAGGATGTGGGTATTAAAGCGCTGACCATTCATGGACGAACCCGGGCGCAGATGTATAAGGGCGAAGCCGACTGGACCCTCATTGGCCGGATAAAAGATAACCCACGTATTCATATTCCGATCTTTGGCAATGGCGATATCGATTCGCCCGAAAAAGCGATTGAGTATAAGAATCGGTATGGTGTCGATGGCGTCATGATCGGTCGCGCCAGTATAGGTTATCCCTGGATTTTTAATGAAATAAAGCATTTTGCTAAAACTGGTCAGCATCTTCCGGCACCGACTATTGCCGATCGGGTAGCGGTTTGTCGTCAGCATCTGGATTTCTCAATTCGCTGGAAAGGCGAAATTGTTGGCCTTTTCGAAATGCGCCGTCATTACGCCAATTATTTTAAAGGGCTACCCGACTTCAAACCTTATCGAATGCGTTTGGTGACCACCGATTCCTATAGCGGAGTAAGTGCGGTGCTGGATGAAATCGCTGACTACTATTCCGAAGAGATTCTTTTAGCCTAGTAATAGGAGTGAGTAGTAGGAGAAAAACATGACTACCGAAGAGCCTGTTTTACGCTTGCAGAAACGCCCATTG
This window of the Spirosoma aerolatum genome carries:
- a CDS encoding CPBP family intramembrane glutamic endopeptidase codes for the protein MLVGFILLGGVVSTYLLFGLLAMTRGLDIEKTQDYLQSLAANPTSVPGSWYELMLLQAVNHMGTFLLPSLVYWYFIERRSWNQFNNRPVSAVVGFSLVVLIVLAFMPFDGLIIEWNQNLHLPETLAPIEQWMRDQEKKLNGLTQYLTTFQSTGQLLIAILVVAVIPAIGEEVLFRGILQRNFIYWTRNVHVGIWLAAALFSAIHVQFLGFFPRMLLGALFGYLYVWSGNLWVPILAHFVNNGFTVFMVYLYQQKVTSMNIESTESVPILGSLIGAIVTTGLLYYFRKNNSVQT
- a CDS encoding putative signal transducing protein, with translation MNENWESIYATVLPHRAELAKALLLEHDIPAVIINKQSSSYPNIGWGKGEVEVHVPAKDAILAKVILENEATFS
- a CDS encoding UDP-2,3-diacylglucosamine diphosphatase; translated protein: MSAIETILLSPGQKAYFASDFHLGTPSPSQSREREQAVVDWLDTIRTDAEVIFLVGDVFDFWFEYKHSIPKGFVRLQGKLAELTDSGIKIIFFTGNHDMWMNDYFTKEMGIPVYREPRRYEIGGKRFLIGHGDGLGPGDFVYKRLKTVFESKLARQLFRWVHPDLGIGLAQAWSRRSRISNQKKGEEQFLGEDREWLMQYAREVEAASHHDYYIFGHRHLPLDLTVNNSSRYINLGEWVAAKTYAVFDETGLQLKAWKG
- a CDS encoding carboxypeptidase-like regulatory domain-containing protein is translated as MKKSLTLLVLIMVLTALTGLYSSVKAQGQDRQVTFTGFITGGKTNEPLPGAYIYIPKAGRGVLAAPNGYFALPVFPGDSVIFSYVGFRTQYHIIPSRLTDLTYSAVVALQEDVKTLAEVKVYPYATEELFKEAFVNLKLPDEKERENLAKNTSPEAIMRQAATMPMSALANHQNFVNQQFFGRESLIGRSSATTFAFTNPFAWANFIRSVKRGDFKNKEWRNEINKAPRENVSRKDILQDNNN
- a CDS encoding phosphatidate cytidylyltransferase, which gives rise to MKQRLANMTNLQQRVIAAVIGVPFILFMIWYADWTFALLFCVISALTQREFYRLLGLDGFEPLTAYGTLVGSMICVLAYFIETDQIGMGNYFLICPASSMIFLIKLYKKRDMKPFTNIGFTFLGIIYVAMPFALLIILALRGGGFHPMIITGCLLLLWASDIGAYFAGTKFGRRKLFERVSPKKSWEGALGGAAAATLIASGLALYATELQPWQWYCVGTIIVVTGTYGDLVESLFKRSIAIKDSGSSIPGHGGFLDRFDGLLLAAPFIITFLKLFA
- the dusB gene encoding tRNA dihydrouridine synthase DusB gives rise to the protein MVTIGTIQLPDFPLLLAPMEDVSDPPFRAVCKANGADLMYTEFISSEGLIRDAAKSVQKLDIFEYERPVGIQLFGSDVETMGECARIASRVSPDLIDINYGCPVKNVACRGAGAALLQDIPKMARMTEAVVKATHLPVTVKTRLGWDDSTKNVGEVAERLQDVGIKALTIHGRTRAQMYKGEADWTLIGRIKDNPRIHIPIFGNGDIDSPEKAIEYKNRYGVDGVMIGRASIGYPWIFNEIKHFAKTGQHLPAPTIADRVAVCRQHLDFSIRWKGEIVGLFEMRRHYANYFKGLPDFKPYRMRLVTTDSYSGVSAVLDEIADYYSEEILLA